CTGCTATTTTGTTAGGAATCTATGCACAAACAGGAATACCAACGTTTTATGGTCCGGCACTTGTCCCTTCTTTTGGCGAATTCGAGCCTTTTCTTCATTATACATACGACTATTTTAGTGAAATGTTAATAGAAGAACAGCAGATTCCATTTACTTTTCCAATCCCTCCATACTGGACTGATGAGCCATTAAATTGGGAAGTTAAAACAGAGGACAAGCAGCTGAGAACCAATGATTGGATTTGTGTAAACGAAGGTACTTCACAAGGAAGATTAATTGGTGGAAATTTAAATACGATGCACGGTATATGGGGGAGTCCATATATGCCTACTATTCAAGAGGGCGATATTCTTTTAATAGAAGATACGATGAAAACAGCTGCGGTTGTGGAAAAGAATTTGAATCTCTTAAAATTAAACGGTGTGTTCAATCGTGTTTCTGGAATTATACTTGGAAAACATGAACTGTTTGATGACCAAGGAACTGGTAGAAAGCCGTATGACATTTTAGTTGAAACAATTGGGAATACTACTATTCCGATTCTTGCGGACTTTGATTGTTGCCATACACATCCAATGCTAACTATGCCTATCGGAAGAAATGTGAAGCTGGATGCAACAAATATGGAAGTAACCATGATGGAGCAGTGGATAAAATAATGGAAATTCAAGCTGTATTTATTGATAGAGACGGGACTATTGGTGGTACTGGTCATTTTATTCATCCAAAGGACTTCAAGCCTTATGATTTTAGTAATGATGCCTTCCAATTACTTCAGAGTCATGGAATCAAAACATTTGCGCTCACGAATCAACATCGAATAAGTCGAGGAGAGGACTTACTTAATGAGTTTCAAGAGGAGTTTAAATCTTATGGGTTGAATGATGCATTTATTTGTCCTCACAGTGAGAATGCTGATTGTCATTGCCATAAACCAAAACCAGGAATGTTATTAGAGGCTGCATGGAAATACAATTTAGACCTAAAACAATGTGTTGTTATTGGAGATGTTGGGTCAACTGATATGTTGGCAGCTCATGCAGTTGGAGCTTTGAAAATATTAGTGTTGACTGGTTGGGGAAAAAATTCTCTAGAACAATATCGACATTCTTGGAAAGATGTAGATCCCGATTATATTGCAGAAAATTTGTTGGAAGCAGTGCGGTGGCTTTTGAAAATTGATTGATATCCTATCCTTTTGGATTAACCAGGTACTAATAATAGTTTATAAGAGACGACTAATTTATTTAACAAAGCGATCATCAATAAAAGGGTATTTTATCTGGATAAAATACCCTTTTACAACTAACCGAGCAATTATTCCAACTAAAACAGAAATATTTCCAACTAAAAGTATTTTCCGTAAAAAATGCAGGGAGGAATGCAATCTTCCCTGCATTTTTATGAAAATTCTCGATATTTTGATTGTAAATCCTGCGATGCCTCACTTATACCTCTACATACTTCCTCAAAATCGGCTCCAAGTAGTCTTCTTTTAGCGATAGGTCATTCTGAATAAATGTTTCTACGCTCTCTCTATCCAGCGAGACTAAAAGAAATTCCTCGAATTCAGGTTGTTCTCCTTTTTCTATTAGACTCTGATTGTGTCTTTCGAATAATATATACAATTCTTCGGC
The nucleotide sequence above comes from Psychrobacillus glaciei. Encoded proteins:
- a CDS encoding S66 family peptidase; translation: MTLLNRLKSGDKIGIYSPSSPITYSSPKRFERAKSFLELKGFEVVEGNLTGKHDFYRSGTIEERANELNELIRNPDIRCIMSTIGGTNSNALLPYIDYDAFKKDPKIMIGYSDATAILLGIYAQTGIPTFYGPALVPSFGEFEPFLHYTYDYFSEMLIEEQQIPFTFPIPPYWTDEPLNWEVKTEDKQLRTNDWICVNEGTSQGRLIGGNLNTMHGIWGSPYMPTIQEGDILLIEDTMKTAAVVEKNLNLLKLNGVFNRVSGIILGKHELFDDQGTGRKPYDILVETIGNTTIPILADFDCCHTHPMLTMPIGRNVKLDATNMEVTMMEQWIK
- a CDS encoding HAD-IIIA family hydrolase, whose translation is MEIQAVFIDRDGTIGGTGHFIHPKDFKPYDFSNDAFQLLQSHGIKTFALTNQHRISRGEDLLNEFQEEFKSYGLNDAFICPHSENADCHCHKPKPGMLLEAAWKYNLDLKQCVVIGDVGSTDMLAAHAVGALKILVLTGWGKNSLEQYRHSWKDVDPDYIAENLLEAVRWLLKID